The following are from one region of the Synechococcus sp. CBW1108 genome:
- a CDS encoding adenylate/guanylate cyclase domain-containing protein encodes MDEAELPGAELLRAARILVVDDSKMLRMGIARSLRQLGIGQIEEAVDGQHALERLQQEAFDLMLLDMEMPQMNGLAVLARMQANPELRGLPVIVISGGESIEEVVACIEMGAEDYLPKPFSQVLLRARLTSSLEKKRLRDLEIIQRKQLESQHLRLIQEQEKSELLLLNILPVAISERLKGGEQRCADSHANVSVLFADLVGFTRLSQGMTAKQLVEVLHSLFSNFDQLVEQAGLEKIKTIGDSYMLVGGLPEARDDHAKAVVSTALAMLAAMDQFNQANQTDLNMRIGIHSGPVVAGVIGKNKFTYDLWGNTVNVASRMESSGTPGRVQISTQTAELLDDTFALESRGLVQAKGLGEVATFYVNGRRNAPAG; translated from the coding sequence ATGGACGAAGCTGAACTGCCGGGCGCAGAGTTGCTCAGAGCTGCCCGCATCCTCGTGGTGGACGACAGCAAAATGCTGCGCATGGGCATTGCCCGCTCCTTGCGTCAACTGGGAATTGGGCAGATTGAGGAGGCCGTTGATGGCCAACATGCCCTGGAGCGGCTCCAGCAGGAAGCCTTTGATCTGATGCTGCTGGATATGGAAATGCCCCAGATGAATGGGTTGGCCGTGCTGGCACGCATGCAGGCCAACCCAGAGCTCAGGGGCTTGCCCGTGATTGTGATCTCTGGTGGTGAATCGATCGAAGAAGTGGTGGCTTGTATTGAAATGGGCGCCGAGGACTACCTACCCAAACCCTTCAGCCAGGTGCTGCTAAGGGCCCGACTGACCTCATCACTGGAGAAAAAAAGGCTGCGCGATCTGGAAATCATCCAGCGAAAACAGCTGGAATCCCAACACCTCAGGCTGATTCAGGAACAGGAAAAATCAGAGCTGCTCCTGCTTAATATTCTGCCGGTTGCCATTTCAGAGCGGCTCAAGGGTGGCGAGCAGCGTTGCGCCGACAGCCATGCCAATGTTTCTGTCTTGTTTGCTGATCTGGTGGGCTTTACCCGGCTATCCCAGGGCATGACCGCCAAACAATTGGTTGAAGTGCTGCATAGCCTCTTCTCAAACTTTGACCAGTTGGTCGAGCAGGCAGGCCTCGAAAAGATCAAGACCATCGGCGATAGCTACATGTTGGTGGGCGGCCTACCGGAAGCGCGCGACGACCATGCCAAAGCCGTGGTTTCCACAGCATTGGCGATGTTGGCGGCCATGGATCAGTTCAACCAGGCCAACCAAACAGATCTCAACATGCGCATTGGCATCCACAGTGGCCCGGTGGTAGCGGGGGTGATTGGCAAAAACAAATTCACCTATGACCTGTGGGGCAACACGGTGAATGTGGCCAGCCGGATGGAATCGAGCGGCACCCCGGGGCGGGTACAGATTTCTACCCAGACGGCCGAATTGCTGGATGACACCTTTGCCCTGGAATCCCGCGGACTGGTCCAGGCCAAGGGCTTGGGCGAGGTTGCCACCTTCTATGTCAACGGGCGCAGAAACGCACCTGCAGGCTGA
- a CDS encoding ShlB/FhaC/HecB family hemolysin secretion/activation protein, translated as MSLLLLAQLVAPPLQRGPLRLPEARPALERPASPRSPQDAPVELDKEPPPGAPPEAQPGPAPGKGLQQPLDNLPRIEGLNRYSNEQIRQTLAECSRVIDPAQKLRDCAAALTARLVADGYVNSRVYVENSADGPMLEVVEGRLVELRVNSPDERLNRRVLRLLKPLQGSVLHLPSVERNLRLLRRVPGVKAAKGNLGRLGSDPSQASLTITMQTGAPAWQGDFSLRNDGTSGSGEARAVASLVKPGALLSGDILLLYGELNADDQPELGSIITSISYTLPLSDALTFTGAFGFSRRNLIELAPPANGLSTFQYQGLGQLEWVFSESLTERWSAFLGFSGNTSSTLLNGNKLPPPTPEIVRNPTTGFLRYGVSGSGISDSSSWSGNLYMLSGISAVIPSDQKPEWQAAGIDPAQSTAIGGLISGAWAFAPSWQLNARLGGQWAFNRLTPSMQFSLGSDVGIRGLPGQLISGDSGWLGVLETSWTFWQNKTNALQLVPFVGAGGVRTNLPGVDFSDTVGSAGLLLRWLAGENWALELGYAKSFETGDNPGAWLDDWVLASGLYAKVQFRF; from the coding sequence ATGTCTCTTTTACTGCTGGCCCAATTGGTGGCTCCCCCCCTGCAGCGGGGGCCACTGCGCCTACCTGAAGCCCGTCCTGCCCTTGAGCGTCCAGCCTCACCCCGCAGCCCGCAGGATGCGCCGGTGGAGCTCGACAAAGAACCGCCACCAGGAGCGCCCCCCGAGGCCCAACCTGGGCCAGCTCCCGGCAAAGGCTTGCAGCAGCCCCTCGACAATCTGCCCCGAATTGAGGGTCTGAACCGCTACAGCAACGAGCAGATCCGGCAGACCCTGGCAGAGTGCAGCCGCGTCATCGACCCAGCCCAGAAGCTCAGGGATTGCGCCGCAGCTCTCACCGCCCGCCTGGTGGCCGATGGCTACGTGAACAGCCGCGTCTACGTGGAGAACAGCGCCGATGGCCCCATGCTGGAGGTGGTGGAGGGCCGGCTGGTAGAGCTGCGGGTGAATAGTCCGGATGAGCGGCTCAACCGACGGGTGCTGCGGCTGCTCAAACCCCTGCAGGGCTCTGTGCTGCACCTGCCCAGCGTGGAGCGCAACCTGCGGCTGTTGCGTCGGGTGCCCGGCGTGAAAGCCGCCAAGGGCAACCTGGGGCGTCTCGGCAGTGATCCCAGCCAGGCGAGCCTCACGATCACCATGCAGACTGGTGCGCCGGCCTGGCAGGGGGATTTCTCACTCCGCAACGACGGCACCAGTGGGTCCGGGGAAGCCCGCGCCGTGGCTTCCCTGGTCAAACCCGGTGCCCTCTTGAGCGGTGACATTCTGCTGCTCTACGGCGAGCTCAATGCCGACGACCAACCCGAGCTGGGCTCGATCATCACCTCGATCAGCTACACCCTGCCGCTCTCCGATGCGTTGACCTTCACCGGCGCCTTCGGTTTCAGCCGCCGCAACCTGATCGAACTGGCCCCACCGGCCAATGGTCTCTCCACTTTCCAGTACCAGGGCCTCGGCCAGCTGGAGTGGGTGTTCAGCGAAAGCCTCACCGAACGCTGGAGTGCCTTCCTGGGCTTCAGCGGCAACACCAGCAGCACCCTGCTCAACGGCAACAAGCTGCCGCCGCCCACCCCGGAAATCGTGCGCAACCCCACCACCGGCTTTCTGCGCTACGGCGTGAGTGGCAGCGGCATCAGCGACAGCTCCAGCTGGAGCGGCAACCTTTACATGTTGAGCGGCATCTCAGCGGTGATTCCCTCCGATCAGAAGCCGGAATGGCAGGCGGCCGGCATCGATCCGGCCCAGTCCACCGCCATCGGCGGCCTGATCTCCGGTGCCTGGGCCTTTGCTCCCAGCTGGCAGCTCAATGCCCGCCTCGGCGGCCAGTGGGCCTTCAACCGGCTCACCCCCTCGATGCAGTTCAGCCTTGGCTCCGACGTGGGCATCCGCGGCCTACCCGGCCAGTTGATCAGCGGCGACAGTGGCTGGCTGGGGGTGCTGGAAACCTCCTGGACCTTCTGGCAGAACAAGACCAATGCCCTGCAGCTGGTGCCGTTTGTAGGCGCTGGCGGCGTGCGCACCAACCTCCCTGGCGTGGACTTCAGCGACACCGTGGGCAGTGCCGGCCTGCTGCTGCGCTGGTTGGCGGGGGAGAACTGGGCGCTGGAGCTGGGTTACGCCAAATCGTTTGAAACGGGCGACAACCCCGGTGCCTGGCTCGACGACTGGGTTTTGGCCAGCGGTCTCTACGCCAAGGTGCAGTTTCGTTTCTGA
- a CDS encoding ATP-binding protein, which translates to MPAYRPRIVDAELLNQLQSAGAVVIEGPKACGKTMTATQQAASRVLLDVDLAARQALAVDPALVLTGARPRLLDEWQVEPGLWNQVRRAVDAADQPGQFLLTGSSVPADDADRHTGAGRFSFLRMRPMTLFEAGVSVGGVSLRQLFAGEAPRSADPGLTVQDLCELISIGGWPAQEGRPVKAALRAARDYLEQVRQFDISRVGEHRRDPVKVGYLLRALGRHSATEARLATLAADAMGGGAALDERTVSDYLQALERLMVIEDQPAWAPHLRSRARLRKAPKRHYVDPSLAVAALGAGPERLLADLELLGLLFESLVIRDLRVFSQPLDGEVLHYRDHYGVEVDAIVQLRDGRWGAIEIKLGEGQVEQAAAGLLHFARQIDTSRTGPPSFLAVICGKGYGYRRGDGVVVVPVGAFGP; encoded by the coding sequence ATGCCGGCGTATCGCCCCCGAATCGTCGATGCCGAGCTGCTGAATCAGCTCCAGTCCGCAGGGGCTGTCGTGATCGAGGGACCGAAGGCCTGCGGCAAGACCATGACGGCAACCCAGCAGGCGGCCTCCAGGGTGCTGCTGGACGTAGACCTCGCGGCTCGGCAGGCACTGGCCGTTGATCCAGCGCTGGTTCTGACAGGCGCCAGGCCCCGGCTGCTGGATGAATGGCAGGTGGAACCTGGGCTGTGGAATCAGGTGAGGCGGGCCGTGGATGCCGCGGATCAGCCAGGCCAGTTTCTGCTGACTGGATCGTCGGTGCCGGCCGATGACGCTGATCGCCACACCGGCGCTGGGCGGTTCTCCTTCCTGCGGATGCGTCCGATGACCCTGTTCGAAGCAGGTGTCTCCGTGGGTGGGGTGTCGCTGAGGCAGCTGTTCGCGGGTGAGGCCCCACGATCGGCCGATCCCGGCCTCACGGTGCAGGATCTCTGCGAGCTAATAAGCATCGGCGGATGGCCGGCACAAGAGGGGCGGCCGGTGAAGGCGGCGCTGCGGGCCGCCCGCGACTACCTGGAACAGGTGCGGCAATTTGACATCAGCCGGGTGGGGGAGCATCGCCGTGATCCCGTCAAGGTTGGGTATCTGCTGCGGGCCCTTGGCCGGCATTCGGCCACGGAGGCGCGCCTGGCAACTCTGGCCGCCGATGCGATGGGTGGGGGCGCGGCACTGGATGAGCGCACCGTGTCCGACTACCTGCAGGCGCTGGAGCGGCTGATGGTGATCGAGGATCAACCCGCCTGGGCCCCCCACCTGCGCTCCAGAGCAAGGCTGCGTAAGGCACCGAAACGGCATTACGTGGATCCCTCACTGGCTGTGGCAGCGCTGGGAGCTGGCCCGGAGCGGCTGCTGGCGGATCTGGAGTTGTTGGGCCTGCTGTTCGAATCCCTGGTAATCAGGGATCTGCGGGTATTTAGCCAGCCGTTGGATGGGGAGGTGCTCCATTACCGCGATCACTACGGTGTGGAGGTGGATGCGATCGTGCAGCTGCGCGACGGCCGCTGGGGAGCGATCGAAATCAAGCTGGGCGAAGGGCAGGTGGAGCAGGCAGCCGCTGGCCTGCTTCACTTCGCCCGCCAGATCGACACAAGCCGAACCGGCCCGCCGAGTTTCCTCGCTGTGATCTGCGGCAAGGGCTATGGCTATCGACGTGGGGATGGGGTTGTGGTGGTGCCGGTGGGGGCGTTCGGGCCCTGA
- a CDS encoding mechanosensitive ion channel family protein yields the protein MALLQKLLPSLVPAVLIGAGLLLVQRLLRQRKLPELPLRLSLLALLCWALLPLLNDLPVSAGYRPWLALLDELFLALAGLRVALWLLMELPAGLGWWRRPPELMLQLLMLGAGAVVTVIVVRELARVDLVGLLTTSAVLTAVLGLAAQETLKDLFAGLELQLGDDFSVGDWLELSDGARGIVETITWRDTMLLTLDGCRLVIPNSKITAELIINRSASGVISNRFEVGLDYDYPPDRALAMLESVARQNARVLGEPAAKASLKAFGDSAITYELQVWQSESGDRAHLDLRSDLLSQIWYALERDGQRVPYPVREIQRRRPQEASARLRLPSPEACATALGHSDLFGILNQNQLELVIRLSRLMSFAPREAIVLEGAEGESLYQVLRGTLEVTKQMASGERVEVCQLGPGDVFGEMTLFTGSPRSATVRAVRECLLLRVSRDCMRTLLEQEPSLLERLALIVSTREAELNNLSLEPPQEANNALVESMKRLLLAWKKP from the coding sequence ATGGCATTGCTGCAAAAGCTCCTGCCGTCGCTGGTTCCGGCCGTGCTCATCGGGGCCGGTCTGTTGCTGGTGCAGCGGTTGCTGCGGCAGCGAAAGTTGCCAGAGCTGCCGCTGCGCCTCTCCCTGCTGGCCCTGCTCTGCTGGGCCCTGCTGCCGCTGCTGAACGACTTGCCCGTCTCAGCGGGCTACCGGCCATGGCTGGCCCTGCTCGACGAACTGTTTCTGGCGCTGGCCGGCCTGAGGGTTGCGCTCTGGCTGCTAATGGAGCTGCCAGCTGGACTGGGCTGGTGGCGACGACCGCCGGAGTTGATGCTGCAGCTGCTGATGCTGGGCGCCGGGGCGGTGGTCACCGTGATCGTGGTGCGCGAATTAGCCCGGGTTGATCTGGTGGGCTTGCTGACCACCTCCGCAGTGCTCACCGCCGTGCTCGGCCTGGCAGCCCAGGAAACCCTCAAAGATCTTTTTGCTGGCCTGGAATTGCAGCTGGGAGATGATTTCAGTGTGGGGGACTGGCTGGAGCTCAGCGACGGAGCACGGGGCATCGTCGAAACGATCACCTGGCGCGACACCATGCTGCTGACCCTCGACGGGTGCCGGCTGGTGATCCCCAACAGCAAAATCACCGCCGAGCTGATCATCAATCGCTCAGCCAGCGGGGTGATCAGCAACCGCTTCGAGGTGGGATTGGACTATGACTACCCACCTGACCGGGCTCTGGCCATGCTGGAAAGCGTGGCCCGTCAGAACGCCAGGGTGTTGGGCGAGCCCGCTGCGAAGGCATCTCTGAAGGCCTTCGGCGATAGTGCGATCACCTATGAGTTGCAGGTCTGGCAGAGCGAATCGGGGGATCGCGCCCACCTGGATCTGCGCAGCGACCTTCTGAGCCAGATCTGGTATGCCCTCGAACGGGACGGCCAGCGGGTGCCCTATCCCGTTCGGGAAATCCAGCGCCGCCGACCCCAGGAGGCCTCAGCCAGGCTTCGGCTCCCCTCCCCTGAGGCCTGTGCCACTGCCCTTGGCCATTCAGACCTGTTCGGCATCCTCAATCAGAACCAGCTGGAGCTGGTGATCAGACTCAGTCGGCTGATGAGCTTCGCCCCCAGGGAGGCGATCGTGCTGGAGGGGGCGGAGGGGGAATCGCTCTACCAGGTGCTGCGCGGCACGCTGGAAGTGACCAAGCAGATGGCGAGTGGAGAACGTGTTGAGGTATGCCAGCTCGGGCCTGGCGACGTCTTCGGTGAAATGACCCTGTTCACCGGTTCCCCGCGCAGCGCCACGGTGCGGGCGGTTCGGGAATGTCTGCTGCTGCGGGTGAGCCGTGATTGCATGCGAACCCTGCTGGAACAGGAACCCTCCCTGCTGGAGCGCCTGGCCTTAATCGTGAGCACCCGGGAAGCCGAACTGAACAACCTCAGCCTGGAACCACCCCAGGAAGCGAACAATGCCCTGGTCGAGTCCATGAAACGGCTGCTGCTGGCCTGGAAAAAACCATGA
- a CDS encoding SIMPL domain-containing protein (The SIMPL domain is named for its presence in mouse protein SIMPL (signalling molecule that associates with mouse pelle-like kinase). Bacterial member BP26, from Brucella, was shown to assemble into a channel-like structure, while YggE from E. coli has been associated with resistance to oxidative stress.) — MTSLLVALPAAGLAQAQVHLSCVGTLVEARGSAERKRTTASLRFSLAVEAEAASSDAALAQLQGHLSAVRSSLQTLQVRELQVSSPSTTWQRPASRTGPKRVVASLQVSGQLAPARLQALVRGVGSLPGVRLAPVATEADRPGDRAARAKLLRAAYQDALAQGLELAGAMGLKGVLKPIEVLLEGGSRPGLKMAMAAEAAPFDPAELGAPVDRLSLQVRFCAR; from the coding sequence TTGACGAGCCTGCTGGTGGCCCTGCCCGCGGCCGGCTTGGCCCAGGCCCAGGTGCATCTCTCCTGCGTAGGTACCCTGGTAGAGGCCCGCGGCAGTGCGGAACGCAAGCGGACCACGGCCAGCCTTCGCTTCTCCCTGGCGGTGGAGGCCGAGGCCGCAAGCAGTGATGCCGCCCTAGCGCAGCTGCAGGGCCATCTCTCTGCGGTGCGCAGCAGCCTGCAGACGCTGCAGGTGAGGGAGCTGCAGGTCAGTTCACCATCCACCACCTGGCAACGGCCCGCCAGTCGCACCGGCCCTAAGCGGGTGGTGGCCAGCCTTCAGGTGTCTGGCCAGCTAGCGCCGGCCAGGCTGCAGGCCCTGGTGCGGGGGGTGGGTTCCCTGCCCGGGGTCCGGCTCGCCCCGGTGGCGACCGAGGCCGATCGGCCGGGGGATAGGGCCGCCCGGGCAAAGTTGCTGCGGGCCGCCTATCAGGACGCCCTCGCCCAGGGGTTGGAACTCGCTGGCGCCATGGGGCTTAAGGGGGTGCTCAAGCCCATTGAGGTGCTGCTGGAAGGGGGCTCCAGGCCTGGGCTGAAGATGGCGATGGCAGCGGAGGCAGCCCCTTTCGATCCGGCCGAGCTGGGAGCGCCTGTGGATCGGCTCAGCCTGCAGGTGCGTTTCTGCGCCCGTTGA
- a CDS encoding CHASE2 domain-containing protein, whose translation MAAALLLTLNRLPINETLNLVFYDLVTSLRPAPSGIGKPILLIGIDEGDIRRFGWPIDDRLLCEAVDRLLQNGALAIGLDIYRDKGVGPNQECLRQRFRDDPRLVSIFNVAEAIGPVPGTPQGRRGYNDLVVDPDGVVRRDLVHVSGQDEATVSLPLRVLEVGMGARWLSHQLENDMAPGPWLEEQSSGYDQLDASGYQQMLEFRRLGTFPQWSLRDLLAGDRIPPGQISNQLVLIGSTAPSLRDLFPVPQTRFTLGKRQLLVPGVELHAHRLASLIDRKDGDRSLRIFTVPMWAKRLLELAAIVLGIALGEGLRNLLSSVLAVAVSLLAIVAMATALLLYGHVWVGVSMPVISLGLVAAAAWVRLGATSQLQRRQFERLLGQTTSPAVAQQLWAQREDLLKDGRFEGRQLQVTVMLTDIAGFTTVSEGLPPAELLAWLNQGMACLVKAISGRQGMVNKFTGDGVLAVFGAPMSQGSKTDARAAIDAALAIQIELTILNRQLEAQGKPPMRMRMGIHSGPVLAGSIGSSERLEYAVIGDTVNCASRLESLDKDRHDTTCRVLVTSSTRELLPDDLPVNWRAWGAVQVKGRNEPLEVWEMRGRGSS comes from the coding sequence GTGGCAGCCGCGCTGCTGCTGACGCTGAATCGCCTGCCTATCAACGAGACCCTCAATCTGGTCTTCTACGACCTGGTCACCAGCCTGCGTCCAGCTCCATCCGGCATCGGCAAACCAATTCTATTGATCGGCATCGACGAAGGTGACATCCGTCGCTTTGGCTGGCCGATCGACGACCGATTGCTGTGTGAAGCGGTCGATCGACTGCTGCAGAACGGAGCCCTGGCAATCGGTCTAGACATCTACCGCGACAAGGGGGTAGGCCCCAATCAGGAATGCCTGCGACAACGCTTCCGGGATGACCCACGCCTTGTTTCGATCTTCAACGTGGCCGAAGCAATCGGACCAGTGCCGGGCACCCCGCAGGGCCGCCGGGGCTACAACGACCTCGTGGTGGATCCGGACGGCGTTGTGCGCCGCGACCTGGTGCACGTCAGCGGTCAGGATGAAGCCACCGTGTCCTTGCCGCTACGGGTCCTGGAGGTGGGCATGGGTGCCCGCTGGCTGAGCCACCAGCTCGAGAACGACATGGCGCCAGGCCCATGGCTCGAAGAGCAATCGTCTGGCTATGACCAGCTGGACGCTTCCGGGTATCAGCAGATGCTGGAATTCCGGCGCCTGGGCACGTTCCCCCAGTGGTCCCTGCGGGATTTGCTCGCCGGCGACAGGATCCCCCCTGGCCAGATCAGCAATCAGCTGGTGTTAATCGGCAGCACTGCCCCCTCGCTGCGGGATCTTTTCCCAGTGCCGCAAACGCGCTTCACGCTCGGGAAGCGTCAGCTGCTCGTTCCAGGCGTGGAACTCCACGCCCACCGACTGGCGAGCCTGATCGACCGCAAGGATGGTGATCGAAGCCTCCGGATCTTCACGGTGCCCATGTGGGCGAAACGGTTGCTGGAGCTGGCGGCCATTGTCCTGGGGATCGCTCTCGGGGAGGGTCTGCGAAACCTGCTCAGCAGCGTGCTGGCTGTGGCTGTGTCCCTGCTGGCCATCGTCGCCATGGCCACAGCACTGCTCCTCTACGGCCACGTGTGGGTGGGAGTGAGCATGCCGGTGATCAGCCTCGGACTGGTGGCCGCCGCCGCCTGGGTACGCCTGGGAGCCACCAGCCAGTTGCAACGCCGGCAGTTCGAACGGCTGCTCGGCCAGACCACCTCGCCAGCGGTGGCCCAACAACTCTGGGCCCAACGGGAAGATCTTCTCAAGGACGGCCGGTTCGAGGGGCGCCAACTCCAGGTCACGGTCATGCTGACGGACATCGCCGGATTCACCACCGTCTCGGAGGGCCTTCCTCCCGCTGAACTGCTGGCCTGGCTCAACCAGGGGATGGCCTGCCTCGTCAAGGCAATCAGTGGCCGTCAGGGCATGGTGAACAAGTTCACCGGAGATGGTGTTCTAGCGGTCTTCGGCGCACCGATGAGTCAGGGCAGCAAGACCGACGCCAGAGCTGCTATCGACGCAGCCCTGGCAATTCAGATCGAGCTAACCATCTTGAACCGGCAGTTGGAGGCCCAGGGAAAACCACCCATGCGAATGCGGATGGGAATCCATTCGGGGCCGGTACTGGCTGGCTCCATCGGCAGCAGCGAGCGACTGGAGTACGCCGTGATCGGCGACACGGTGAATTGCGCCTCCCGCCTGGAGAGCCTGGACAAGGACCGTCATGACACGACCTGCAGGGTGCTCGTCACCTCAAGCACCCGAGAACTGCTGCCGGATGACCTACCGGTGAACTGGCGCGCCTGGGGGGCCGTGCAGGTCAAAGGACGCAACGAACCCCTGGAGGTCTGGGAGATGCGGGGTCGCGGTTCGAGCTGA
- a CDS encoding CHAT domain-containing protein, whose translation MARLLALISCTIAAAIGVTGFEWGAALRLPSVQAQALPSPQPARASFDPQRYRPAVLRLSFTSQREGEMGEGRQGFVDITLIPPVGPVLGRRVEVATRDFATLLRRLYAQLSRLEALEVENSAAPARQLYRLLIEPVRAELTAAGITTLLISADPGLQAVPFAALHDGKTYLGQSYAFSLTPSLGLMRLDAPAGGGSGQQMAAGASRFEGLAPLPLVPQEVSQVAAASRSLTGVTYLNEAFTPEVLFRQAGNDTVDRVHVATHAEFLPGGASKARLYTGTRSMSLTEFAALRQRRESAPLDLFVLSACRTALGDKDSELGFAGLALQAGSRSAIGSLWYVDDVATSAYFIQFYRFLDKGVPKAEAMQLTRSAMANGSLRVAGEQLLAADGSVLLKNLTPSQQRRIEAGLSHPFYWAGITLLGTPW comes from the coding sequence ATGGCGCGTTTGCTGGCCCTGATCAGCTGCACGATTGCGGCGGCTATAGGGGTCACAGGTTTCGAATGGGGAGCGGCGCTACGGTTGCCATCAGTTCAGGCTCAGGCTCTCCCATCTCCCCAGCCCGCCCGGGCATCCTTTGACCCCCAGCGCTATAGGCCGGCGGTGCTGCGCTTGAGTTTTACCAGCCAACGCGAGGGGGAGATGGGTGAAGGCCGGCAGGGTTTTGTGGATATCACCTTGATCCCGCCTGTTGGCCCAGTGCTCGGTCGTCGCGTCGAGGTGGCCACCAGGGACTTCGCCACCTTGCTTCGGCGGCTGTATGCCCAACTCTCCCGTCTGGAGGCTCTGGAGGTGGAAAATTCCGCAGCACCGGCGCGTCAGCTGTATCGGCTGCTCATTGAGCCTGTGCGTGCTGAATTGACAGCCGCCGGTATCACCACGCTGTTGATTTCTGCAGATCCTGGGTTGCAGGCCGTTCCGTTCGCCGCCCTCCACGATGGCAAAACTTATCTTGGCCAGTCTTACGCTTTCTCGCTCACTCCCTCCCTTGGCTTGATGCGATTGGACGCTCCGGCGGGGGGCGGTTCCGGCCAGCAGATGGCTGCCGGGGCATCGCGTTTTGAGGGGCTGGCTCCCTTACCACTGGTGCCTCAGGAGGTTTCCCAGGTGGCTGCAGCCTCAAGAAGTTTGACCGGAGTGACCTACCTCAACGAAGCCTTCACGCCTGAGGTTCTGTTTAGACAGGCTGGAAATGACACCGTGGATCGTGTGCATGTGGCTACCCATGCGGAATTTCTTCCGGGGGGGGCAAGCAAGGCCAGGCTTTATACTGGAACTAGGAGCATGTCGCTGACTGAATTCGCTGCATTGCGCCAGCGGCGTGAGAGTGCACCCCTGGATCTGTTTGTGCTGAGCGCCTGCCGAACGGCCCTGGGCGATAAGGACAGTGAACTGGGATTCGCCGGCCTGGCCCTCCAGGCCGGCTCCCGCAGCGCCATCGGCAGCCTTTGGTATGTTGATGATGTGGCGACTTCAGCCTATTTCATTCAGTTTTACCGCTTTCTTGATAAAGGAGTGCCCAAGGCAGAGGCCATGCAGCTCACCCGCAGTGCCATGGCCAATGGCAGTCTTCGTGTCGCGGGGGAGCAATTGCTCGCTGCAGATGGCTCCGTGCTGCTCAAGAACCTCACACCCAGCCAGCAGCGCCGCATCGAAGCCGGCTTGAGCCATCCCTTTTACTGGGCCGGCATCACCCTCCTTGGAACCCCCTGGTAA